The following proteins are encoded in a genomic region of Thermoflexus hugenholtzii JAD2:
- a CDS encoding NADH-quinone oxidoreductase subunit B, whose translation MDELRDLNTMPVPSELRHNVFVTTIDRFVSYIYNWGRKRSVWPMMFGLACCAIEMICAAASRFDIARFGSELMRPSPRQADLMIVSGTVTKKMVPQIVRLYNQMPEPKYVISMGACATGGGPFKEGYNVVSGIDKFIPVDVYVPGCPPRPEALLHGLLKLYAKIERQSVREVPWYQKGESEAIPVPILGPDLIDPRRLPEIRARLAELRAQQGGSPEASAGSEKGA comes from the coding sequence ACCACCATCGACCGCTTCGTGAGCTACATCTATAACTGGGGGCGCAAGCGATCGGTCTGGCCGATGATGTTCGGCCTCGCCTGCTGCGCCATCGAGATGATCTGCGCGGCGGCCAGCCGCTTCGACATCGCCCGCTTCGGATCCGAGCTGATGCGCCCCAGCCCCCGGCAGGCGGACCTCATGATCGTCTCCGGCACTGTGACCAAGAAGATGGTTCCCCAGATCGTTCGCCTCTACAACCAGATGCCGGAGCCCAAATACGTGATCTCCATGGGCGCCTGCGCCACGGGCGGCGGCCCCTTCAAAGAGGGCTACAACGTGGTCTCCGGCATTGACAAGTTCATCCCGGTGGACGTGTATGTGCCGGGTTGTCCGCCGCGGCCGGAGGCCCTGTTGCACGGGCTGCTCAAGCTCTATGCCAAGATCGAGCGCCAGTCCGTGCGGGAGGTTCCTTGGTATCAGAAAGGGGAATCCGAAGCCATCCCGGTGCCGATCCTGGGGCCGGATCTGATCGACCCCCGACGTCTGCCGGAGATCCGCGCCCGGTTGGCCGAGCTGCGCGCGCAGCAGGGAGGATCCCCGGAGGCTTCCGCGGGATCCGAGAAGGGCGCGTGA
- a CDS encoding NADH-quinone oxidoreductase subunit D, producing MGQFARADTGEVVEPKTLRTERLVVNMGPQHPSTHGVFRMVVTLDGETIVRLEPVMGYLHRNHEKIGERNMYLQNMPYTDRLDYICSMSNNLGYAIAVEKLLGIKPPERAEYLRVIMAEFTRIVNHLWAIGFLLNDLGAFFTPALYAIEERELILDLFEEASGSRMMCNYMRFGGVAHDVSDDWIARAKELVYNRLPRAIEELDRYLTHNELIKARCQGVGVLPPDLAVAYSTAGPVLRASGIPYDVRRAEPYSIYDRFDFDVAVRYNGDVYDRYLIRIDEMWQSLRILRQALDQIPKGEIQAGKKQYMIRVPAGQAYGRVENPKGELGFYIVSDGSPNPYRYHIRAPSFINLTALNEMCKGHKVADVVVILGSIDIVLGEVDR from the coding sequence ATGGGGCAGTTCGCCCGGGCGGACACGGGGGAGGTGGTGGAGCCGAAGACCCTGCGCACCGAGCGGCTGGTGGTCAACATGGGCCCCCAGCACCCCAGCACTCACGGGGTCTTCCGCATGGTGGTCACCCTGGATGGGGAGACCATCGTGCGCCTGGAGCCGGTCATGGGTTACCTCCACCGCAACCACGAGAAGATCGGCGAGCGCAATATGTATCTCCAGAACATGCCCTACACGGATCGGCTCGACTACATCTGTTCGATGAGCAACAACCTGGGATACGCCATCGCCGTGGAGAAGCTGCTGGGGATCAAGCCCCCGGAGCGGGCGGAGTATCTGCGGGTGATCATGGCGGAGTTCACCCGGATCGTGAACCACCTGTGGGCTATCGGGTTCCTTCTCAACGATCTGGGAGCCTTCTTCACCCCTGCCCTTTACGCGATCGAGGAACGGGAGCTGATCCTGGACCTCTTCGAGGAGGCTTCGGGATCCCGGATGATGTGCAATTACATGCGCTTCGGCGGCGTGGCCCACGACGTCTCCGACGACTGGATCGCCCGGGCGAAGGAGCTGGTTTATAACCGCCTCCCCCGGGCCATCGAGGAGCTGGATCGTTACCTCACCCACAACGAGCTGATCAAGGCGCGCTGTCAGGGGGTAGGGGTGCTCCCGCCGGACCTCGCGGTGGCCTACAGCACGGCGGGGCCGGTGCTGCGCGCCTCGGGCATCCCCTACGACGTGCGCCGGGCGGAGCCTTACAGCATCTACGATCGCTTCGACTTCGACGTGGCGGTCCGCTACAACGGGGACGTTTACGATCGCTACTTGATCCGCATCGATGAGATGTGGCAATCCCTGCGCATCCTCCGCCAGGCCCTGGATCAGATCCCCAAGGGGGAGATCCAGGCAGGCAAGAAGCAATATATGATCCGCGTGCCGGCGGGTCAGGCCTATGGACGCGTGGAGAACCCGAAGGGGGAGCTGGGCTTCTACATCGTCAGCGACGGCAGCCCCAACCCCTATCGCTATCACATCCGGGCGCCTTCCTTCATCAATCTCACTGCCTTAAACGAGATGTGCAAGGGCCACAAGGTGGCCGACGTGGTGGTCATCCTGGGCAGCATCGACATCGTGCTGGGCGAGGTCGACCGTTAG